From one Anopheles cruzii chromosome 3, idAnoCruzAS_RS32_06, whole genome shotgun sequence genomic stretch:
- the LOC128271469 gene encoding ER degradation-enhancing alpha-mannosidase-like protein 3, with product MVMLPVTMGTEETPTVPTHNMSNKERNELKEEAREMFYHAYRAYMDNAYPADELMPLSCTGRYRGVTPSRGDLDDTLGNFSMTLVDTLDTLVVLGDLEEFESAVKLVIKDVKFDNDIIVSVFETNIRMIGGLLSAHILAEYVQKQADVMSWYRGEMLEMAKDLGYRLLPAFNTSTGIPHARVNLKHGMKVEALRHSRETCTACAGTILLEFAALSRLSGEPIFELKAHAAMDALWKMRHRSSELMGTVLNVHSGDWIRRESGVGAGIDSYYEYCLKSYILLGDERYLARFNRHYNAIMKYISQGPMLLDVQMHRPHTKTRNFMDALLAFWPGLQVLSGDLKPAVQTHEMLYQVMQMHTFIPEAFTFDFQVHWGQHHLRPEFIESTYFLYRATGDHYYLHAGKKALKALQQHARVPCGYAAVNDVRTGKHEDRMDSYVLSETFKYLFLLFSDPADLILNIEDFIFTTEAHLLPLTLGVLGNHTLGKDQEDQVHMLDYMRSCPSPNKLFPETVRRPLRDLVTGVCPRISSAKRLRASDFQASNADHLRTVYDMGITMVSLGEGKVQLLHSFYNAKSPEDAERGLVFMQEMVELSKSNAIPNTQLQAVAFRRDDDPEMHVLEAGPSHFGMELTNDMSVVQQAVYAKPIKLCSALKNADEIRGKIVIVERGECTFVDKARKAQTAGAVAAIVFDNTPNTSINNQQMFAMSGDGRDDVQIPVVFLFTKEAEQLMTTIKQQPTTELTLMSVSGLKEKLDRERADTTKTDTNSKSKTTTP from the exons ATGGTCATGCTTCCGGTGACAATGGGCACCGAGGAGACACCGACCGTTCCCACACACAACATGTCGAACAAGGAACGCAACGAGCTAAA GGAGGAGGCCAGGGAAATGTTCTATCATGCGTACCGGGCGTACATGGATAACGCGTATCCGGCGGACGAATTGATGCCCCTGAGCTGCACCGGCCGATACCGAGGTGTGACACCATCCCGCGGGGATCTGGACGATACGCTTGGGAA TTTCTCTATGACGCTCGTGGACACGCTCGACACCCTGGTGGTACTTGGCGATTTGGAAGAGTTCGAAAGCGCCGTCAAGTTGGTGATAAAAGATGTAAAATTCGACAACGACATTATCGTCTCGGTGTTCGAGACCAACATTCGCATGATCGG TGGTTTGCTCTCTGCTCACATTTTGGCCGAGTACGTGCAGAAACAGGCAGATGTGATGAGCTGGTATCGGGGTGAGATGCTAGAGATGGCCAAAGATCTTGGCTATCGGTTACTGCCCGCTTTTAACACATCTACTGGCATTCCCCATGCACGG GTCAACCTAAAGCACGGTATGAAGGTGGAAGCATTGCGTCACTCGCGCGAAACATGCACCGCATGCGCGGGAACCATCCTACTCGAATTCGCCGCCCTTTCTCGACTGAGTGGCGAACCCATCTTTGAGCTTAAAGCACATGCTGCCATGGACGCACTGTGGAAGATGCGTCACCGGAGCTCGGAACTGATGGGAACGGTTCTGAACGTGCATTCCGGAGACTGGATACGGCGTGAGTCCGGCGTGGGAGCAGGTATCGATTCGTACTACGAGTACTGCCTCAAATCGTACATTCTTCTTGGCGATGAGCGTTATTTGGCGCGCTTCAACCGGCACTACAATGCGATTATGAAATACATTAGCCAAGGCCCAATGCTGCTCGACGTTCAGATGCATCGACCACACACAAAGACGCGCAACTTTATGGATGCACTGTTGGCTTTCTGGCCCGGCCTTCAAGTGCTGTCGGGTGATCTGAAACCTGCCGTACAAACGCACGAGATGCTGTATCAAGTCATGCAGATGCATACCTTCATTCCGGAGGCATTCACGTTCGACTTTCAG GTGCACTGGGGACAGCATCACCTACGGCCAGAGTTCATAGAGTCAACGTACTTTCTGTACCGCGCAACAGGCGACCATTACTATTTGCAT GCAGGGAAGAAAGCTCTGAAAGCCTTACAGCAACACGCCCGAGTACCGTGCGGATACGCAGCGGTGAATGATGTCCGTACCGGCAAACACGAGGACCGCATGGATTCATACGTTCTTTCCGAAACGTTCAAGTATCTGTTTTTGCTGTTCTCCGATCCGGCGGATCTCATTCTGAACATTGAGGACTTTATCTTCACCACCGAAGCCCATCTGCTGCCACTGACGCTGGGCGTATTGGGGAATCACACTTTAGGTAA AGACCAGGAAGATCAGGTCCACATGCTGGACTATATGCGATCGTGCCCGAGTCCAAACAAGTTATTTCCTGAAACGGTCCGGCGTCCACTACGTGACCTTGTTACGGGAGTCTGTCCGCGCATATCGAGTGCCAAGCGCCTCCGAGCGTCTGACTTTCAGGCAAGCAATGCAGATCATCTACGAACAGTTTACGACATGGGCATTACGATGGTTTCGCTAGGCGAGGGCAAGGTGCAGCTGCTACACAGTTTCTACAAC GCCAAATCACCAGAGGACGCAGAACGGGGGCTAGTCTTTATGCAGGAAATGGTAGAACTGTCAAAGTCGAATGCCATTCCCAACACTCAGCTGCAAGCAGTGGCTTTCCGGAGGGACGACGATCCGGAGATGCACGTTCTGGAGGCCGGCCCCAGCCACTTCGGGATGGAGCTGACGAACGATATGTCCGTCGTGCAGCAAGCCGTTTACGCGAAGCCCATAAAACTGTGCTCAG CCCTCAAAAACGCCGATGAAATTCGTGGTAaaatcgtcatcgtcgaaCGAGGAGAGTGCACGTTTGTGGACAAAGCAAGAAAAGCACAAACCGCGG GTGCGGTTGCGGCAATAGTGTTCGATAATACGCCAAACACTTCGATTAACAATCAGCAAATGTTCGCCATGTCCGGGGACGGACGGGACGACGTTCAGATACCGGTTGTGTTTCTCTTCACGAAAGAAGCGGAACAGCTCATGACAACCATCAAGCAGCAGCCAACCACGGAG cttACACTAATGTCCGTCTCCGGCCTGAAGGAAAAGCTGGACCGAGAGCGCGCAGACACAACGAAGACTGACACAAATAGCAAATCAAAAACGACAACGCCATAG
- the LOC128272616 gene encoding DNA repair and recombination protein RAD54-like, whose amino-acid sequence MMILKILSQPFKVPIANYVPEHSTRCLGMKRAAARRAMYDPFACNALVLYSPPELTEHEKLKMDTNKLPVHVVVDPLLGNILRPHQREGVRFMYDCVTGAKGEFNGCIMADEMGLGKTLQCITLLWTLLRQSPDCKPTIGKAIIVCPSSLVKNWYKEFGKWLGCRVNCLSIDGGSKEQTTKELEQYMANQSQRHGTPVLIISYETFRLYAPILNNSEVGAVLCDEGHRLKNCENLTYQALMGLKTKRRVLLSGTPIQNDLTEYYSLLHFVNPNMLGTTAEFRKQYELPILRGQDANSTEAEREKAAERLQELAGLVNRCMIRRTSALLTKYLPVKFEMVVCVRMTAVQADLYKAFLQSDTVRRSLQQQRSEQKASLTALSNITTLKKLCNHPDLVYEKIQEGADGFEKAASIMPANYNTRELRPEFGAKLLLLDCMLASIKATTTDKIVLVSNYTQTLDLFEKLCRKRGYGYVRLDGTMTIKKRGKVVDQFNSADSSDFIFMLSSKAGGCGLNLIGANRLVMFDPDWNPANDEQAMARVWRDGQKKPCFIYRLLATGSIEEKIFQRQTHKKALSTTVVDNNEDGERHFTRDDLKDLFKLDEGTISDTHDIFRCKRCTNGVQTRLPPESSDCMSDLVHWYHCATNKGIPDDILSKSWDITRCISFVFHHRSNSAVVEQELAEQRRLQALAAKQQKEEQEEVDDETKENRRIDSCPEDDDDEPEDDGKDEDFVL is encoded by the exons ATGATGATCCTCAAGATTTTGAGCCAACCCTTCAAGGTGCCGATCGCGAACTATGTGCCCGAGCATTCGACCCGTTGTCTGGGCATGAAACGGGCGGCAGCCCGACGAGCAATGTACGATCCGTTTGCTTGTAACGCTCTGGTGCTGTACAGTCCGCCTGAGTTGACCGAACACGAGAAGCTTAAGATGGATACAAACAAACTGCCAGTCCACGTGGTGGTCGATCCCCTGCTCGGTAACATTCTGCGCCCTCATCAGCGGGAAGGTGTCCGCTTCATGTACGACTGTGTGACGGGCGCGAAGGGCGAATTTAATGGGTGTATCATGGCCGATGAAATGGG GCTTGGAAAGACTCTGCAATGCATTACGTTGCTGTGGACGCTTCTCCGACAAAGCCCGGACTGTAAACCAACGATCGGGAAGGCGATTATTGTGTGCCCAAGTTCGTTAGTGAAGAATTGGTACAAAGAGTTCGGCAAGTGGCTCGGTTGCCGAGTGAACTGCCTGTCCATTGACGGTGGTTCGAAAGAGCAAACGACGAAAGAGTTAGAACAGTACATGGCAAACCAGAgccaacggcacggcacgccgGTGCTGATAATTAGCTACGAAACGTTTCGCCTTTACGCGCCCATACTGAACAATTCGGAAGTGGGAGCCGTGCTGTGTGACGAGGGGCATCGGCTGAAGAACTGCGAAAACCTTACCTACCAAGCGCTGATGGGACTCAAAACGAAGCGCCGGGTTCTGCTGTCCGGAACACCGATCCAGAACGATCTGACTGAGTACTACAGCTTGTTGCACTTTGTGAACCCTAACATGTTGGGAACGACTGCG GAATTTCGGAAGCAGTACGAGTTGCCGATCCTACGCGGCCAGGACGCCAATTCTACTGAAGCGGAGCGCGAAAAAGCCGCGGAGCGTTTACAGGAGTTGGCGGGACTCGTGAATCGGTGTATGATACGGCGTACCAGCGCACTGCTGACCAAGTATCTTCCAGTTAAGTTCGAGATGGTGGTTTGCGTACGGATGACCGCGGTACAGGCTGACCTGTATAAAGCCTTTTTACAGTCGGACACGGTCCGGCGGAGCTTGCAACAGCAGCGCTCGGAGCAGAAAGCTAGCTTGACCGCACTCTCGAACATAACGACGCTGAAGAAGTTGTGCAATCACCCGGATCTGGTGTACGAAAAGATACAGGAGGGTGCCGATGGGTTCGAGAAAGCAGCCAGCATCATGCCGGCAAACTATAACACTCGCGAGTTGCGACCAGAGTTCGGAGCGAAGCTTCTTCTGCTGGATTGTATGCTCGCTTCCATCAAAGCCACGACCACCGATAAGATCGTGCTCGTGTCGAACTACACGCAAACGTTGGATTTGTTTGAGAAGCTGTGCCGCAAACGAGGCTATGGCTACGTTCGACTGGATGGCACGATGACGATCAAGAAACGAGGAAAGGTAGTGGACCAATTCAACAGCGCCGATTCGTCCGATTTTATCTTTATGCTCAGCTCGAAGGCAGGCGGTTGCGGGCTGAACCTGATCGGGGCAAACCGGTTGGTGATGTTCGATCCGGATTGGAACCCGGCCAACGATGAGCAAGCGATGGCCCGGGTGTGGCGCGATGGGCAGAAGAAACCGTGCTTCATCTATCGGCTCCTAGCCACTGGTTCGATCGAGGAAAAAATCTTCCAACGTCAGACGCACAAGAAGGCACTctcgacgacggtggtcgACAACAATGAGGACGGTGAACGGCACTTTACGCGCGATGACCTGAAAGATCTGTTCAAGCTAGACGAGGGGACAATCTCGGACACGCACGATATCTTTCGTTGCAAACGCTGCACGAACGGTGTTCAGACGCGCTTGCCGCCGGAAAGCAGCGACTGCATGTCGGATCTGGTGCACTGGTACCATTGCGCCACCAATAAGGGCATTCCGGACGACATACTTTCAAAGTCGTGGGACATTACCCGCTGTATTTCGTTCGTGTTTCACCATCGCTCCAACTCGGCCGTGGTGGAGCAAGAGCTGGCCGAACAAAGGCGCCTGCAGGCACTGGCCGCGAAACAGCAAAAGGAAGAACAGGAAGAGGTGGACgacgaaacgaaggaaaataGGAGAATCGATTCGTGtcccgaggacgacgacgatgagccggAGGATGACGGGAAGGATGAAGATTTCGTTCTGTAG
- the LOC128272059 gene encoding nuclear pore complex protein Nup50, which translates to MAKRVAQSSLNHMNWNEDEEPEEVGEFAKASEDVIKQRVIKKARRRADGGPDSTGSGSTPSVFGGFKGFSAAKPEETGSTTTGGTKSFSFLAGLGAAKPNGNTAAGSSAGGSTISSSTPMFSFGSNAGTTLADSSKKFTFGTPSNLKLDSTPAAVGDKPTSGFTFSATKDNASADRNKTIFGGVKSLSGEAATPTSTFSFGSTAPKSDATTSSADTKSTFTFGSAAVVKKDTPSEAGTATFSFGSTPAAKPAESAAAKTFTFGSSSAKDTGSGATDKKATFSFGMPAASKETVVVDKKSFSFGTAKETSEETVKKMFSFADTATKPAATADSGAESKKNDVPLGSLSQKKDGDGTDGAKKSSGFTFGSLPASSPSTLKTDSTDAASKKPVFGGFGITPSKEPAVAAEVPKQTFSFGSLPAKEPAVAEPKAPFAGFAGTTFGAKPSATTGATNKETNTSNANKEFEKNVVALNKSFITWVTKHVEANAFCKLHVVFKDYEKHFAKLESDKTAPRPAPAKEKESTEVVAKDKEKEVAKPMFSFGSIPKESPVKLPVAAAAATFSFGSSKPFSFGSPGTGITSTPSTTKSPTSSAAVSTFSPSFFAGASTFGSQPSAGGFSFGNVTKPAADTGKKDTDEGDGGEGTDEPPKVEFTPVEEKDSVYSKRCKLFVKAAGTYSDRGVGTVHIKQVDGKVQVLVRADTNLGNVLLNIILNESVPLQRMGKNNVMMICLPTPESKPPPTSVLLRVKTGPEADELYETLLKHKPK; encoded by the coding sequence ATGGCCAAACGTGTAGCACAGTCTTCGCTGAACCATATGAACTGGAACGAAGACGAGGAGCCGGAGGAAGTTGGTGAATTTGCAAAGGCCTCTGAAGACGTTATAAAACAGCGCGTCATCAAAAAAGCTCGGCGCCGCGCCGATGGCGGACCAGATAgtaccggatccggatccacACCGTCCGTGTTTGGAGGTTTTAAAGGTTTCTCGGCAGCGAAACCGGAAGAAACAGGTTCCacgaccaccggtggcacgAAATCGTTCTCCTTTCTGGCCGGCTTGGGTGCAGCGAAACCAAATGGCAACACAGCGGCCGGTTCCAGTGCTGGCGGCAGCACGATATCGTCCTCGACGCCCATGTTTTCGTTTGGATCGAACGCTGGCACTACTTTGGCCGATTCGAGTAAGAAGTTTACGTTTGGTACACCAAGCAACTTGAAACTGGATAGCACTCCCGCCGCGGTCGGTGATAAACCAACATCCGGTTTTACGTTCTCTGCCACGAAGGACAACGCATCAGCGGATAggaataaaacaatttttggTGGCGTTAAATCACTCTCTGGCGAAGCCGCGACACCAACGAGCACGTTTTCCTTCGGCTCGACAGCACCCAAGTCGGATGCAACAACATCGTCGGCCGACACGAAGAGCACGTTCACTTTTGGATCTGCGGCGGTTGTTAAAAAAGACACGCCATCCGAAGCGGGAACAGCTACATTCTCATTTGGCTCAACGCCGGCGGCCAAACCGGCGGAATCTGCTGCCGCTAAAACGTTCACTTTCGGGTCATCGTCGGCGAAGGATACCGGTTCTGGTGCTACGGACAAGAAAGCCACCTTCTCATTCGGTATGCCCGCTGCGTCGAAGGAAACTGTGGTTGTGGACAAAAAGTCGTTCAGCTTCGGAACGGCCAAAGAAACTAGCGAAGAAACGGTGAAAAAAATGTTCAGCTTTGCCGACACCGCCACCAAGCCGGCGGCGACAGCCGACAGTGGAGCAGAGTCTAAGAAGAATGATGTCCCCCTGGGAAGTCTGTCGCAAAAGAAGGACGGTGATGGTACGGATGGTGCGAAAAAATCTTCCGGGTTCACCTTCGGTTCGTTGCCAGCGTCATCACCGTCGACTTTGAAAACTGATAGCACCGATGCGGCGAGTAAAAAACCGGTGTTTGGTGGTTTTGGTATCACGCCATCCAAAgaaccggcggtggcagctgAAGTGCCAAAGCAAACGTTTTCGTTCGGTTCACTTCCAGCAAAAGAGCCAGCGGTAGCGGAACCGAAAGCCCCGTTTGCCGGTTTTGCTGGAACCACTTTCGGCGCAAAGCCTTCGGCGACGACCGGtgcaacaaacaaagaaaccaACACGTCCAATGCCAATAAGGAGTTTGAGAAGAACGTCGTCGCTCTAAATAAATCGTTCATCACGTGGGTCACGAAGCATGTGGAGGCAAATGCGTTCTGTAAGCTGCACGTTGTATTCAAAGACTACGAGAAACACTTTGCAAAGTTAGAAAGCGACAAAACCGCGCCACGACCCGCACCGGCCAAAGAGAAGGAAAGCACCGAAGTGGTAGCGAAAGACAAGGAGAAGGAAGTAGCCAAGCCAATGTTCTCGTTCGGTAGCATACCAAAAGAGTCTCCGGTCAAGCTTCCAGTTGCGGCGGCTGCCGCTACTTTTTCCTTCGGGAGCTCTAAACCGTTCAGCTTCGGTAGCCCGGGAACGGGCATTACATCAACGCCCTCGACCACCAAGAGCCCGACCTCGTCCGCTGCCGTGTCCACCTTTTCACCGTCTTTCTTTGCCGGTGCTTCCACTTTCGGCAGCCAACCTTCAGCGGGTGGATTTTCCTTCGGAAATGTAACCAAACCGGCCGCAGATACAGGCAAGAAAGACACGGATGAAGGAGACGGTGGCGAAGGTACCGACGAACCACCGAAGGTGGAGTTTACACCGGTTGAGGAGAAGGACAGTGTTTACTCGAAGCGTTGCAAGCTGTTCGTAAAAGCGGCTGGAACGTACTCAGATCGGGGCGTTGGAACGGTACACATCAAACAGGTGGACGGTAAAGTGCAGGTGCTGGTCCGCGCCGACACCAACCTGGGCAATGTTCTGCTGAACATCATCCTCAACGAATCCGTTCCGCTGCAGCggatgggaaaaaataacGTTATGATGATTTGTCTACCGACACCGGAATCAAAGCCTCCACCGACGTCGGTTCTGCTACGAGTGAAGACGGGTCCGGAGGCGGACGAGTTGTATGAAACGCTACTCAAGCATAAGCCGAAATAG